The sequence below is a genomic window from Clostridium sp. BJN0001.
CATATGGCATACTGGAGCTTCAGCTCCTCCTGCAAGCATTATATCTGCATATCCATGTTTAATCATTCTATATGACTGACCTATATTATCATTTCCTGTAGCACATGCTGTTACTACTGAAGAACAAGGTCCTTTAAGTCCATGTCTTATTGCTATGTTTCCTGCTCCTAAATTAATAATTGACATTGGTACGAAAAATGGAGATACTCTCTTAGATTTTCCAACAGCAATTTTTGCACATTCTTTTTCTATTGAATGTATTCCACCAATTCCAGAACCAAACATTACGCCAAATCTATATAAGTCTTCCTTTTCAAGATCAATTTTTGAATCTTTAATTGCTTCATCTGATACATATAAAGCAAACTGTGCAAATCTATCTAATCTTTTAACTTCTTTTCTTCCAAAATAACCTTCAGAATCAAAGCCTTTTACTTCTCCTGCAATTTTAACATCACAGAGATCTTTATCCATAAGTGTAATAAAATCTATGCCTGATTTACCTAATTTAGCATTATCCCAAAAAGCCTCTACATCATTTCCTATTGGTGTAATTGCTCCCATTCCTGTAATAACAACTCTTCTTTCCATAAACATTTTTCTCCTTTATTACATAACCATTCCGCCATCAACATGAATAACCTGACCTGTAACATATGAAGCTTCATCAGATGCTAAAAATGAAACAACTTCTGCAACGTCTTCAGGTTTTCCAAGTCTTTTAAGCGGAATATTATTTACTGCTTCTTGTTTTAATTTTTCTCCTAATTTATCTGTCATATCAGTCTCTATAAATCCTGGTGCTACTGCATTTACATTTATTCCTCTTGATCCAATTTCTTTTGCAAGAGATTTTGTCATACCAATTACACCAGCTTTAGATGCTGCATAATTTACCTGTCCTGCATTTCCTGATATTCCAACAACAGATGAAAGATTTATTATTTTACCATGTTTTTGTCTCATCATAACAGGAGTTATACTTTTAAGACAGTTAAATACTCCTTTTAAATTAACTCTAATTACATTATCAAAATCTTCCTCTTTCATTCTCATTATAAGACCATCTTTTGTAATTCCAGCGTTGTTTACCATAATGTCGATTTTTCCAAATTTTTCTTTAGCTTCTTTTACAAGTTTTTCAGCTTCTTCAATATTAGAAATATCAGCTTTTACAAGCATAGCTTCTACGCCAAATTTTTTAACTTCTTTCGCTACATTTTCAGCTTCACTTTCACTACTTCTATAATTTATTACTATAGAAGCGCCAAGTGATGCAAGCTTTATTGCTATAGCTTTTCCAATTCCTCTTGATGCACCTGTCACAATAGCACATTTTCCTTCTAACATAAAAACATTTCCCCCTTTAACCTTTAGCATTAACAACTACATTATTTAATGAATCCATATCTTCAGTATTTAATAGTTTCTTTGTTCTGTCAAGTTTTCTTACAAAACCTCTAAGTGTCCTTCCAGGTCCTACTTCGACAAAAGTATCAACACCTCTATCTATCATATCTCTTAAACATTTTTCAAAATATACTGAACTTCTTATATGACGTTTTAATATATCTTTTACATCATCATTATTTTCATACTTAGAACCTTTTGTATTTGAGTATATAATTTTATTAAAAGGCTTTATATCTATATCTTTTAAAGTTTCAAAAAATTCTTCGCTTGCAGGAATTAAAAGTGATGAATGGAAAGGTCCACTTACTTTAAGAGGAATACCTTTTCCTCCCATTTCTGTAGCAAGTTTAACTGCTTCATCTATAGCTTTATTATCTCCTGATATTACTACCTGATTAGGGCAGTTATAATTTGCTCCTTCACAAACTCCAAACTTTGATGCTTTTTCAAGTAATTCATTTACTTTTCCATCACTAAGTCTTAAAATAGCAGCCATCTTTCCAAGACCTTTAGGAAGTGCACTTCCCATAATTCTGCCTCTCTCTTTAACTACTTTAAGTCCTTCTTCAAAAGTTAATGCTCCTCCATAAATAAGTGCTGCATATTCTCCAAGACTTAATCCTGCTGCATAATCTGCGCTTATACCATTTACTTCAAGTGCTTTAAGACACATAAGTGAAGCAACTAAAATTGCAGGCTGAGCATTTTCTGTAAGTGTAAGATCGCTAATAGGTCCTTCAAACATTAATTTTTTAAGCGGCATATTTAATATATCTTCTGCAGAGTCTAATATATCTTTACATTCTTTTATGTTTTCATAAAGATCTTTAGCCATTCCTACTTTTTGCTCTCCCTGACCTGCAAATAAAAAAGCTGTTTTACTACTTTTCATAATATCCCCCATACATTTTAAATAATTTATTTGAATCTTCAATAAGTTCTTCTATTATTTCTTTACATGTCTCTTCTTTCTTTACAAGACCTGCAATCTGACCTGACATAAGAGAGCCATTTTCTACATCTCCATCAACAACTGCTTTTTTAAGACAACCAATTCCTATTCTTTCTACGTCCTCTATACTTGCTCCTTCTTTTTCAAGTTTCATATATAATCTTGCAAGTTTATTTTTTAATACTCTTACTGGATGGCCAGTAGATCTTCCAGTTACTTCTGTATCTATATCTTTTGCTTTTAAAACTTTATCTTTATAATTCTGATGTACATTACATTCTTTTGCTACTAAGAATCTAGTTCCGAGCTGAACTCCTTCAGCGCCAAGCATAAAAGTTGCTGCCATTCCTCTTCCATCGCCAATTCCACCTGCTGCAATTACAGGTATCTTAACAGCATCTTTCACTTGAGGAAGTAAAGCCATAGTTGTAAGACTTCCTATATGTCCTCCAGATTCAGTTCCTTCTGCAACTACTGCATCTGCTCCTAATCTTTCCATTCGTTTTGCAAGTCCTACAGATGCTACAACTGGAATTACTTTTATTCCATGCTCTTTCCATTTATCCATGTATTTTCCCGGGCTGCCTGCGCCTGTTGTAACAACTTTTACTCCTTCTTCACAAACAAGATTAGCTATCTCTAAAACATTTTCAGCCATAAGCATTATGTTTACTCCAAATGGCTTATCAGTCATTTTTTTAGCTTTTCTTATTTCTTCTCGTACCCATTCAGTAGGTGCAGCTCCTGTAATTATTCCAAGACCTCCTGCATTACTTACAGCAGATGCAAGTGATGCATCTGCAATTCTTGCCATACCACCTTGAAATATTGGATATTTTATGTTAAGTAATTCACAGACTCTATTTTTTATCATCTTATTAACCCCTCCATGATTTCTTTTTTATA
It includes:
- the fabG gene encoding 3-oxoacyl-[acyl-carrier-protein] reductase; translation: MLEGKCAIVTGASRGIGKAIAIKLASLGASIVINYRSSESEAENVAKEVKKFGVEAMLVKADISNIEEAEKLVKEAKEKFGKIDIMVNNAGITKDGLIMRMKEEDFDNVIRVNLKGVFNCLKSITPVMMRQKHGKIINLSSVVGISGNAGQVNYAASKAGVIGMTKSLAKEIGSRGINVNAVAPGFIETDMTDKLGEKLKQEAVNNIPLKRLGKPEDVAEVVSFLASDEASYVTGQVIHVDGGMVM
- the fabK gene encoding enoyl-[acyl-carrier-protein] reductase FabK; protein product: MIKNRVCELLNIKYPIFQGGMARIADASLASAVSNAGGLGIITGAAPTEWVREEIRKAKKMTDKPFGVNIMLMAENVLEIANLVCEEGVKVVTTGAGSPGKYMDKWKEHGIKVIPVVASVGLAKRMERLGADAVVAEGTESGGHIGSLTTMALLPQVKDAVKIPVIAAGGIGDGRGMAATFMLGAEGVQLGTRFLVAKECNVHQNYKDKVLKAKDIDTEVTGRSTGHPVRVLKNKLARLYMKLEKEGASIEDVERIGIGCLKKAVVDGDVENGSLMSGQIAGLVKKEETCKEIIEELIEDSNKLFKMYGGYYEK
- the fabD gene encoding ACP S-malonyltransferase — encoded protein: MKSSKTAFLFAGQGEQKVGMAKDLYENIKECKDILDSAEDILNMPLKKLMFEGPISDLTLTENAQPAILVASLMCLKALEVNGISADYAAGLSLGEYAALIYGGALTFEEGLKVVKERGRIMGSALPKGLGKMAAILRLSDGKVNELLEKASKFGVCEGANYNCPNQVVISGDNKAIDEAVKLATEMGGKGIPLKVSGPFHSSLLIPASEEFFETLKDIDIKPFNKIIYSNTKGSKYENNDDVKDILKRHIRSSVYFEKCLRDMIDRGVDTFVEVGPGRTLRGFVRKLDRTKKLLNTEDMDSLNNVVVNAKG